The sequence TGTCATAGTCAGAAACCACCAGAGCCCCTGGATTGGAGACAGGGATGGGGCATTGAGATGCCCCTGGAAAGCACTGGTCTGAAGCTACTAGGCAAGCTCCACAGGCTGCAGAACCTTCTCCGTTGGACGGCAGGCCGGATGGCGCATTATTACATCCCAGCAGGCACGACTCTAAGGGATCGGGACCACACAGAGACAAGGTGTTGCTTGCCGGTTCCATCTCCTCGGTGATGGGCTCGAAAAGTTCGTCTGGTCCTGACATCAGGGCGTCAAGGGAGAGCGCCCAGCAGGGGCTGGGGTCAGGAGCCACAAACGCCTCTGCTGTGCCCAAAAAGGAGCCCGGAGGAGCCCGGACTGGGGGTGGGTTGTTGGGCTTGCGAGGATTCATTTGCTGAGATGCTGCAGGGGGTGTCTTAGCCTCCTGGGAAAGGATGGAGGAGGCCAAGCGGCGAGTAGCAGCCTCAATGTCTGAGAAACTCCTGGGGGAGAAAATAAAAGGCTGTGAGTTTTCTTGCAGGCTGCCATGGGTTTACCTGAAGCAGGGCACTATGGGATACACCCAgtgcctttttattattaaaacaattttttttagggatactctcattttcctgctcatattgaaatattccccctcaatgaggccaaacttaaaggtaaaggacccctgacatttaagtccagtcgcgaacaactctggggttgcggcactcctctcgctttactggccaagggagccaacatttgtctgcagacagtttttccaggtcatatggccagcatgactaagccgcttctggcgaaaccagagcagcgcacagaaacaccattcaccttcccgccggagcagtacctatttatgtacttgcactttgacgtgcttttgaactgctaggttggcaggagcagggactgagcaacgggagctcaccccattgcggggattcaa comes from Podarcis raffonei isolate rPodRaf1 chromosome 13, rPodRaf1.pri, whole genome shotgun sequence and encodes:
- the C13H19orf85 gene encoding uncharacterized protein C19orf85 homolog codes for the protein MPHGSPLSQPSVAPPRPLTSYERGRDLCTFVSTAASHVMRTLQRPCRSRPGKRKVNHRRFLQNQICRSFSDIEAATRRLASSILSQEAKTPPAASQQMNPRKPNNPPPVRAPPGSFLGTAEAFVAPDPSPCWALSLDALMSGPDELFEPITEEMEPASNTLSLCGPDPLESCLLGCNNAPSGLPSNGEGSAACGACLVASDQCFPGASQCPIPVSNPGALVVSDYDNCMPFWELETW